In Flavobacterium gelatinilyticum, a genomic segment contains:
- a CDS encoding ferritin-like domain-containing protein: MKNSEKQTAENKTKKTNKDLVIVPAPDAATELRQLFIDSLKDIYWAENALVTALPKMAANAAAAGLKSTIEEHLAVTENQIERLNQVFETLGEKAEGKKCEAMAGLLKEGDSILLETNPGAVRDAGIIAASQKIEHYEIASYGTLCAFAKTLGENDAAKLLTQTLAEEKEADCLLNDIALNLVNIVAAE, encoded by the coding sequence ATGAAAAATTCAGAAAAACAAACAGCAGAAAATAAAACCAAAAAAACAAACAAGGATCTGGTTATTGTTCCGGCACCTGATGCTGCAACAGAACTTAGACAACTTTTTATAGATAGTCTGAAAGACATCTACTGGGCAGAAAACGCATTGGTAACCGCCCTGCCAAAAATGGCTGCCAATGCAGCTGCGGCAGGACTTAAAAGTACTATCGAAGAACATCTGGCCGTAACTGAAAATCAGATCGAAAGATTAAATCAGGTTTTTGAGACCTTGGGAGAAAAAGCAGAAGGAAAAAAATGCGAAGCCATGGCCGGATTATTAAAAGAAGGCGACAGTATTCTGCTCGAAACCAATCCGGGGGCAGTTAGAGATGCAGGAATTATTGCTGCTTCGCAAAAAATAGAACATTACGAAATTGCTTCATACGGCACTTTATGCGCTTTCGCGAAAACGCTTGGCGAAAATGACGCTGCCAAATTATTAACCCAGACACTGGCCGAAGAAAAAGAAGCCGACTGCCTGCTGAATGATATTGCTTTAAACCTGGTAAAT